Part of the Apilactobacillus apisilvae genome is shown below.
CGTACATCGCTTGTAATAAACGATCACTAGTGACATGTTCCAAAACTTCAGCTTCATTATCTAAATCAGGAAGTGGGTAATTTAATTCATTAACCAAAAAGCTTTCCCAAATACGGTGCTTTCTAACTAAAACTTCAGCTAATTTTACACCCTTTTCTGTTAAATAAACTCCTGAATAGGGTTCGTGATAAACTAGTCCCTCACCCAATAACTTATTTATCATTTCAGTGACAGAGGCCGCAGCTATATCTAAACTGATTGCGATTCTTTTATTGGAAACTTTATCTTTAGTTCCACCTAGTTCAAATATAATTTTTAAATAGTCCTCTTTTTTTGGGGTCATTATTATCAGCGTCTCCTAAATAAATTCTAATTACATCAATTTTTAATAATCAATGTTACAGCATTTAATATAATTTTACCATTTTTATTTAACTTTTTTTAATAAAAAATATATAATTAAACTGTAATGGTAATGATATCATTAATTAAGAAACTGGAGATGGAAATATGAGTAAAAAGTTACTTAAGTTCAATCAACTCAATGAACAATCTCAATTAAACAGTGTCAAAGGTTTCAGTCAATTCTTTGTCAAAATGTATCGAGATCGTAACATGGAAATAATTAGTGCAGATATTGATAACTCATTCTTATGGGATATTGATCGTGAAGTATATCGCAATCGATTTGAATCTATTGATCATGCTGCAAAAGACACAGTGAAGTATTGTATGAATAATTATCGTGCAATTATAAATGATTTGAATGTTTCATTCTTAGCTAATGGTACTCCTGAATTACCTTGGGAAGAATGGTATCAAAATAAATATAATCAAACCCCTGAGGGACTATAATAACAATATAAAGAAGCTTCCATAAAAATTATGGAAGCTTCTTTATTTAATATCAGTACCACTATCGTAAAATAAATCTTCTTTCTTGCCATGTTCAACTTCAGCTTGTAAAGTTACGTGTTCAACATGGTATTTATCATGCAATATTTTAGCAATTGGATCATATATCTTTTCAGCATCACTAATTAACATGTCTTTCATATTAATATGAGCAGAAAACATAATACTATTCTCATCGACTAACCAAATATGAACATGATGAACTCCAGTTACTCCGTTGATATTAAGTAAATCTTTTTGAATATCATAACAATTAATATGTGGTGCACCCTGCATCAAAATCTTAATTGTTTTTTTAATAATTGGGAATGTTTCCGAAATAATATATAAAGCAACAATAATTGTCACTAGTGGATCAATAATATTCCAACCAAACAGCTTAATTAAAAGACCACCAATAATAATTCCAATTGATGCTAAAGTATCACTTAATAAATGAAGATATGTAGCTCGAATATTTAAATTATTCTTAGATCCGTGACTTAACATAAGTGTTGAAATCAGATTGGCAACTGTTGAAACCACAGCAACGATTAACATCAGATTTCCATTAATTTGTTCTGGTTTAAACAGTTTAGGAACCGCTTCAAAAATCAAAACAGCTGAAAGCATCAATAAGAAAATTGAATTTAAGAAAGCAGAAATAATTTGTGCTCTTTTATAGCCAAACGTATTAAATTTATTTTGTGGACGTTCGCTAATTCGATGTGCATAATAACTACCTACAACTGAAGCTGAATCACCTAAGTTATGAAAAGCGTCAGATATTAAAGACAAACTTCCCGAAAGAATCCCCCCTAAAAATTCAACAATCGTAATTGTCGAATTTAGTACTGTCACAAAGAAAAATCGGCGACCAGTCATTTGACTTTTTTCATGGTTATGTTCATGCATTTTAACCCCTCCTATCTATATTTATTATACAATAAAATTACATAACAAAAAAAGCCGCTTTCGTTGAAAGCAGCTTTAATTTTAAACTAATAGTGGTTGTTTAATTAAGCGTTCATAAGCATAATTTCTAATTTTAGTATTTTGGGTAGCTGAGATAGGTACTACCTTGCCAGTTTCAATAAAACCAGCCTTCTTAATTACATGTTGCATCCCTAAGTTATCAGGATTGGTATCAACACGAATACTATTAATACCATTAACATTTTTAACAACATCATAAATAGCTTCAAATAATTTTTGTGATAAGCCACGTCCATGGTGATGATTAGATACGGCTACCCGATGAATTGAAACATAGGGGCCATTTGATAACCATATTCCGTCTAAGTTTTCATAACTGTCATCAGTTCCTGGAATTACAGCTGCTGTTCCCAAAATTTCACCATTTTCTTCTAAAACAACGGTCCATTGATTACGAATATCGTTAATTAATGAGTCAGTATTTGGGTAACCATCTTGCCATTGATTAACCCCTTGTTTAGAAAGCAATTCCTTCCCTTCGAAAATAATTTGTTTAATTGCATTCAAATCTTCGATGTGTGCTCTTCTCATTAACATGATTAAGCCCCCCCTTTTTCAATTTCATTATTTAAAACTCAATTTAAAGATAATAACACCTTTCTAAAAATATGCAAAGAATTTTATTTTATTTTTTTAAAAAAAGGTATTCCAATTAATGGAATACCTTTTACATTATTCTTCTAACATGCGCCAATTACCTTCGGCAGCTTTTGAAATTTGATTTAAGAAGTGTAGAACTGAAGTTGCACGTTTTTCATCATGTTCATTTAACTTATTTAATCCCTTACCTGAGGCCATCGGTTGACCTAATGAAAAATCATTTTCTTTTAAATGACCTTCTGAGAAGGCAACGACAGTTTCACCAGATTCGATTTTGGTAATGATAAAGAACAATGAAAAATCATCATTTTCTTTCATATATGCAGGCATTGCCCAAACATCTTCAGCAATTTGTTGCATTTCTTCATTCATAAAACGATAGTATTTATGATTGGCTTCAGTTACTGGTGTATTTAAAACAAACATCATCTTGCTAAAAGCTGGTGCACCAATTTTAATATTGTCTTCCATTAATAATTCTCCTCTAACTAGTTAGATTGCTTTAATTTTTCTTTTAATTTAATGTTTTCATTTCTTAAATTAGTTAACTCAGCACGAACCTCACCCAAAATTTGTAGTTGTAATTTTTCAATCTCTAAATCATGGGGCATCTGATTTTGAGTTAAATGGTCTAACTTAGCATGTAAAATTCTTAATTCATGTTCTGATTTTAAATTAACATGAAAATCATTTTCAGCATCTAGTCGATCACGTTGAGCTGAACGATTCTGACTCATCATAATGATAGGTGCTTGAATTGCTGAGAAACAACTTAAGAATAGATTTAATAGAATATATGGATAAGGATCAAAGTGAATACCAAAAATTGCTAAACCATTTATAAGCATCCATATTACCAGAATTGAGACAAAAATAAAAATAAAAGTCCAACTACCACCAAATTTAGCTACTGCATCCGATACTTTTTGGCCAAAAGTCGTGCTTTTGCTTAATGAAACGTTCACATCGGTAATCTCATAATTATCATCCCTCAAAGCGCGGGTTAATTTACGATTAATTTTTTGACTCTGCCTTAAATCTGAATTAATTAATGAGTCTACTCGATTCATTCGATATTCCAACAAATGATTAGCACAAATAAAGCTAGTCATTTTAGCTTTAGGATAGTCTTGCTTAATTGCATTGGATATCGGTTGCGCTAATTCTTTTAAAGTAATCCCTTCATCTCTTAAGTAAGTTTTACCATCAACCACACACTTTACTTCTTGCTGTGAATCTTTATTCATTTTTCCATCCTCCACTATAAAATTGCTTTCATATCGGCTGGTAAATCTAACTTAAATTCACGGTCGACATCAGATAAATCATCATGAAATTTTAAATAATAAGCATGCAAAGCTTGGCGCTCAATCCCTTCATTTAATGGTCCATCATATAATTGATCACCTAATAAAGGATGCCCTAAAGCAGTCATATGAACTCTAATTTGGTGCGTCCGACCTGTATGTAGCTTAATTTTTGCTAATGTTTTATCATTCAAACTGCTAACTACCAAATATTCAGTAATTGCATTCTTACCATCAGGCGTAACTTCACGCCGAAAATTATCACCGATT
Proteins encoded:
- a CDS encoding cation diffusion facilitator family transporter; translated protein: MHEHNHEKSQMTGRRFFFVTVLNSTITIVEFLGGILSGSLSLISDAFHNLGDSASVVGSYYAHRISERPQNKFNTFGYKRAQIISAFLNSIFLLMLSAVLIFEAVPKLFKPEQINGNLMLIVAVVSTVANLISTLMLSHGSKNNLNIRATYLHLLSDTLASIGIIIGGLLIKLFGWNIIDPLVTIIVALYIISETFPIIKKTIKILMQGAPHINCYDIQKDLLNINGVTGVHHVHIWLVDENSIMFSAHINMKDMLISDAEKIYDPIAKILHDKYHVEHVTLQAEVEHGKKEDLFYDSGTDIK
- a CDS encoding DUF1003 domain-containing protein, which codes for MNKDSQQEVKCVVDGKTYLRDEGITLKELAQPISNAIKQDYPKAKMTSFICANHLLEYRMNRVDSLINSDLRQSQKINRKLTRALRDDNYEITDVNVSLSKSTTFGQKVSDAVAKFGGSWTFIFIFVSILVIWMLINGLAIFGIHFDPYPYILLNLFLSCFSAIQAPIIMMSQNRSAQRDRLDAENDFHVNLKSEHELRILHAKLDHLTQNQMPHDLEIEKLQLQILGEVRAELTNLRNENIKLKEKLKQSN
- a CDS encoding metal-dependent transcriptional regulator — protein: MTPKKEDYLKIIFELGGTKDKVSNKRIAISLDIAAASVTEMINKLLGEGLVYHEPYSGVYLTEKGVKLAEVLVRKHRIWESFLVNELNYPLPDLDNEAEVLEHVTSDRLLQAMYEKLGKPTHCPHGGVIPNTNGHYKEDSHVLLNDAKDGDTVVVDRFIDNHDLLTYLGDIQLDIGDKLKVIKHSPFEGPITVQNLTDKQENAISYKASHYIFIKNINE
- a CDS encoding GNAT family N-acetyltransferase, with the translated sequence MLMRRAHIEDLNAIKQIIFEGKELLSKQGVNQWQDGYPNTDSLINDIRNQWTVVLEENGEILGTAAVIPGTDDSYENLDGIWLSNGPYVSIHRVAVSNHHHGRGLSQKLFEAIYDVVKNVNGINSIRVDTNPDNLGMQHVIKKAGFIETGKVVPISATQNTKIRNYAYERLIKQPLLV